One Aquisediminimonas profunda genomic region harbors:
- a CDS encoding YifB family Mg chelatase-like AAA ATPase, with protein MVSTVQTVAYLGLEARSVEVQCQVAPGNPKFAVVGLPDKAVAESRERVHAAISAMGLSLPPKRITVNLSPADLPKEGSHYDLPIALALLGAMGVVDAETLASYVIVGELGLDGRVATSPGVLLAALHAAERSLGLVCPASQGPEAAWAGHVEVVAAPDLLSLLNHFKGSALLRPPEPGVAEPRAHGPDLAQVKGQETAKRAIEIAAAGGHNLVMIGPPGAGKSLLAACLPGILPDLTAAEALEVSMVASIAGELAGGRMIRNRPFRAPHHSASMPALVGGGHKVRPGEVSLAHLGVLFLDELPEFQRAVLDSLRQPLETGRVSVARANAHVTFPARVQLIAAMNPCRCGHLGDRALACARAPRCAADYQARVSGPLLDRIDLHIEVDAVSAADLVLPAPSEASAAVADRVRAARALQTARYAGSAVRTNCEADGEVLQHAATPDEPGRKLLAQAADALRLTARGYTRVLRVARTIADLGQSEGVGRIHVAEALSYRRRPPRN; from the coding sequence ATGGTTTCGACTGTCCAGACCGTTGCCTACCTCGGTCTTGAGGCGCGCAGTGTCGAGGTCCAGTGTCAGGTCGCCCCCGGCAATCCGAAATTTGCGGTCGTCGGCCTTCCCGACAAGGCCGTTGCCGAGAGCCGAGAGCGGGTTCACGCTGCGATTTCGGCAATGGGCCTTTCTCTCCCGCCCAAGCGGATCACAGTCAATCTTTCGCCGGCTGACCTGCCCAAGGAAGGATCCCACTATGATCTGCCCATTGCGCTCGCCTTGCTTGGCGCAATGGGCGTCGTCGATGCCGAAACGCTGGCCAGCTATGTGATTGTCGGAGAACTCGGCCTCGATGGCCGCGTTGCCACGTCTCCCGGCGTCCTGCTTGCGGCGCTTCATGCTGCGGAACGCTCGCTTGGCCTTGTGTGCCCTGCGTCGCAAGGGCCAGAAGCGGCATGGGCTGGACACGTCGAAGTGGTTGCTGCGCCTGACCTGCTTTCCCTGCTCAATCATTTCAAGGGAAGCGCCCTGCTGCGGCCGCCGGAGCCCGGTGTAGCCGAACCCCGAGCCCACGGCCCCGATCTTGCTCAGGTCAAGGGCCAGGAAACCGCAAAGCGCGCGATCGAAATCGCAGCGGCCGGTGGCCACAATCTGGTGATGATCGGGCCGCCGGGCGCGGGCAAGTCTCTGCTGGCGGCCTGTCTGCCGGGCATACTGCCCGATCTCACCGCTGCCGAAGCCCTGGAAGTGTCCATGGTTGCGAGCATCGCCGGCGAATTGGCAGGAGGCAGGATGATCCGGAACCGCCCCTTTCGCGCGCCGCACCATTCCGCATCCATGCCGGCACTGGTAGGCGGCGGCCACAAGGTCAGGCCGGGAGAGGTGAGCCTTGCCCATCTTGGCGTCCTGTTTCTTGATGAGCTTCCCGAGTTTCAGCGCGCCGTGCTCGATTCGCTTCGCCAGCCACTGGAAACAGGCCGTGTCAGCGTGGCCCGGGCAAACGCACATGTCACCTTTCCCGCACGCGTGCAGTTGATCGCAGCAATGAACCCGTGCCGCTGCGGCCATCTTGGCGATCGCGCTCTTGCCTGCGCCCGCGCGCCGCGCTGCGCCGCCGACTATCAGGCACGCGTCTCGGGCCCGCTGCTCGACCGGATCGATCTGCACATAGAGGTCGATGCCGTGAGCGCGGCTGACCTTGTTCTGCCGGCACCTTCAGAAGCGTCTGCGGCCGTTGCGGATCGCGTCAGGGCGGCACGCGCTCTGCAGACCGCCCGCTACGCGGGATCTGCTGTGCGCACCAATTGCGAAGCGGATGGGGAAGTGCTTCAGCATGCAGCTACGCCCGACGAGCCGGGCCGGAAGTTGCTGGCACAAGCCGCAGACGCCCTGCGACTGACAGCGCGCGGCTACACCCGGGTTCTGCGCGTCGCGCGGACAATCGCAGATCTTGGCCAGTCCGAAGGAGTTGGCCGGATCCATGTTGCCGAAGCCTTGAGCTACCGGCGACGCCCACCGCGCAATTGA
- a CDS encoding recombinase family protein — translation MQPKTLRCAIYTRKSTEEGLEQEFNSLDAQREACAAYITSQRHEGWTPTAHTYEDGGYSGGSMQRPAIQQLMADVAAGKVDVIVVYKVDRLTRSLADFAKIVEVLDARGASFVSVTQAFNTTTSMGRLTLNVLLSFAQFEREVTGERIRDKVAASRAKGMWMGGTIPLGYDPVERKLIVNQTEAALVRHIYNRYLALGSGQALVDELASNGYQTKLRTLTDGSTIGGRTFTRGMLFYVLSNRLYIGEVSHKGIAHPGEHEPIVDRQIWDDVQKLIEANRVARKTASRAEQPSLLVELVVDGLGRRMSPSHAVKGTLRYRYYITHQSEIGENDPAPWRVPSHDLEKVVVSRLCVWLNDRSAIGQLKNGGSARETEELIASAANQAKRLLSSNPSDLRKMLPDFLNKVRVERDRVRIDAKASGLLESDDRCIELETRATKVRIGKETKMVIAADPDQPVRVTDTKLVTLIGEALKVQERLLSGTPLVHLATEQKTSTARLSKLARIAWLAPEVIEAIIEGRQPSALSKQKLMTLVDLPMEWSAQRRLLGFAA, via the coding sequence GTGCAGCCTAAGACACTCCGATGCGCGATCTACACCCGCAAATCGACCGAAGAGGGACTGGAGCAGGAGTTCAACAGCCTCGACGCCCAGCGCGAAGCCTGTGCTGCCTACATAACGAGCCAGCGCCATGAAGGATGGACACCGACAGCGCATACCTATGAGGATGGCGGCTACTCTGGCGGCTCGATGCAGCGTCCGGCCATCCAGCAACTGATGGCGGATGTCGCCGCAGGCAAGGTTGACGTCATTGTCGTCTACAAGGTCGACCGCCTGACCCGAAGCCTCGCCGACTTCGCCAAGATCGTCGAAGTGCTCGATGCCAGGGGCGCTAGCTTCGTCAGTGTGACCCAGGCGTTCAATACGACAACCAGCATGGGACGGCTCACCCTCAATGTGCTCCTTTCCTTCGCCCAGTTCGAACGCGAAGTGACCGGCGAGCGCATCCGCGACAAGGTAGCAGCCTCCAGGGCCAAGGGCATGTGGATGGGCGGAACCATCCCGCTGGGCTATGATCCCGTCGAGCGCAAGTTGATCGTCAATCAAACCGAAGCCGCGCTCGTACGCCATATCTATAACCGATACCTCGCGCTTGGATCAGGACAGGCCTTGGTCGATGAACTCGCATCCAATGGCTACCAAACAAAGCTCCGCACGCTGACAGACGGGTCAACCATCGGAGGTCGGACCTTCACGCGGGGAATGCTGTTCTATGTCCTTTCGAACCGTCTCTATATTGGAGAAGTATCGCACAAGGGCATCGCCCATCCCGGCGAGCACGAGCCAATCGTCGACAGACAGATCTGGGATGATGTCCAGAAGCTCATCGAGGCGAACCGTGTCGCACGCAAGACGGCGAGCAGGGCAGAGCAGCCGAGCCTGCTTGTTGAACTCGTCGTTGATGGGCTGGGCCGACGTATGTCACCCAGCCATGCGGTCAAGGGAACCCTGCGCTATCGCTACTACATCACCCATCAATCGGAAATCGGCGAGAATGATCCGGCGCCCTGGCGTGTGCCGTCGCATGATCTTGAGAAGGTCGTGGTCAGCAGGCTCTGCGTCTGGCTCAACGATCGTTCGGCCATCGGTCAGTTGAAAAATGGCGGGAGTGCACGGGAAACTGAGGAGCTGATTGCGAGCGCTGCAAATCAAGCGAAGCGCCTTCTCTCGTCCAACCCATCGGATTTGCGGAAGATGCTTCCTGACTTCCTGAACAAAGTCAGGGTCGAGCGGGATCGCGTTCGGATCGATGCGAAGGCCAGCGGCCTGCTCGAAAGTGATGATCGCTGTATCGAACTTGAAACGCGAGCGACCAAGGTCCGGATTGGCAAGGAGACAAAGATGGTCATCGCTGCCGATCCTGACCAGCCGGTCCGAGTAACCGACACCAAGCTGGTCACACTGATTGGTGAAGCACTGAAAGTTCAGGAGCGGTTGCTCTCAGGCACACCGCTTGTCCATCTTGCGACAGAGCAGAAGACTTCGACGGCTCGCCTAAGCAAGCTGGCGCGCATTGCATGGCTTGCACCTGAAGTTATCGAGGCGATCATCGAGGGTCGTCAGCCAAGTGCACTCTCCAAGCAGAAGCTCATGACGCTGGTCGATCTTCCAATGGAGTGGTCAGCTCAGCGTCGCCTGCTCGGGTTCGCGGCCTAG
- a CDS encoding DUF2924 domain-containing protein codes for MSGAPLNDRIAALATMSLAQLCIEWRRVWKTTPPEITVDLLARSIAWKLQAQVYGGHSPETMRKLKALTSGRAGDPVAGTLKPGTRILREWNGRSINVLAIEGGFLFEDRSYRSLSEIAREVTGTKWSGPRFFGMKAKRRAA; via the coding sequence ATGAGCGGCGCGCCGCTCAATGATCGCATTGCTGCGCTGGCGACGATGTCGCTGGCGCAGCTCTGCATCGAATGGCGTCGGGTATGGAAGACCACCCCGCCCGAGATAACCGTCGACCTGCTCGCGCGCAGCATTGCCTGGAAGCTGCAGGCCCAGGTCTATGGCGGCCACTCGCCCGAGACCATGCGCAAGCTCAAGGCGCTCACCTCGGGTCGGGCTGGTGATCCGGTCGCAGGCACGCTGAAGCCCGGCACCCGGATCCTGCGCGAATGGAATGGCCGGAGCATCAACGTGCTGGCCATCGAGGGTGGGTTCCTGTTCGAGGACCGCAGTTACCGTTCACTCTCGGAGATCGCCCGAGAGGTCACCGGCACCAAATGGTCAGGACCTCGCTTCTTTGGCATGAAGGCAAAGCGCCGTGCAGCCTAA
- a CDS encoding DUF3489 domain-containing protein, protein MTTKKVASESPATKPTMTKREQLVVLLKRDGGASLDELVAALGWLPHTTRAALTGLKRTGHIIESDKIEGVRRYRIVEAAA, encoded by the coding sequence ATGACGACCAAGAAAGTAGCATCCGAGAGCCCTGCAACCAAACCAACAATGACCAAGCGCGAGCAGCTGGTGGTACTGTTGAAGCGCGACGGTGGTGCCAGCCTCGACGAGTTGGTGGCAGCGCTCGGCTGGCTGCCGCACACGACGCGCGCTGCCCTTACGGGCCTCAAGAGAACCGGCCATATTATCGAGAGCGACAAGATCGAAGGCGTCCGCCGCTATCGCATCGTTGAGGCTGCCGCATGA
- a CDS encoding fumarylacetoacetate hydrolase family protein: protein MKLGTLPGTTKDGRLVVVSKDLTRATEAQSIIGSLREAVESWNEVEADLLTLSDDLERGRVESFAFDTSAALAPLPRAWQWLDGSTFRSHAELMEAVFKHKTDPRDMLMYQGVSHQFFSACEDIPFNSEEDGIDFEGEFGVITGEVPMGASVEQAAQSIRLLVQINDWSLRVQAQREIKIAFGWIHAKPPCSLAPVAVTPDELGPDWRDGRVHLPLYVDWNGERFGAAHGGAMEVSFPEMIAYAARSRMLCAGTVFGSGTVSNANFREVGSSCIAERRGIEVLDTGSVKTGFMRFGDRLRMEARMADDTPLFGAIDQKIVQV, encoded by the coding sequence ATGAAACTGGGCACACTTCCGGGAACCACCAAAGACGGTCGCCTCGTGGTGGTATCGAAGGATCTTACGCGCGCGACAGAAGCGCAAAGCATCATCGGCTCGCTTCGTGAGGCGGTCGAAAGCTGGAATGAGGTCGAAGCCGACCTGCTCACCCTCTCCGATGATCTGGAGCGCGGGCGTGTCGAAAGTTTCGCCTTCGACACGAGCGCCGCGCTCGCTCCGCTGCCCCGGGCCTGGCAATGGCTCGATGGATCGACCTTTCGCAGCCATGCCGAATTGATGGAAGCGGTGTTCAAGCACAAGACCGATCCGCGCGACATGTTGATGTATCAGGGCGTTTCGCACCAGTTCTTCAGCGCCTGCGAGGATATCCCCTTCAATTCGGAAGAAGACGGGATTGATTTCGAGGGCGAGTTCGGCGTCATCACAGGCGAAGTGCCGATGGGCGCCTCGGTCGAGCAGGCCGCGCAAAGCATCCGGTTGCTGGTCCAGATCAACGATTGGTCGCTCCGCGTGCAGGCCCAGCGGGAGATCAAGATCGCCTTCGGCTGGATTCACGCCAAGCCGCCCTGCTCGTTGGCGCCTGTGGCTGTGACGCCCGATGAACTTGGCCCAGACTGGCGCGATGGGCGCGTCCACCTGCCACTTTACGTCGATTGGAATGGCGAGCGTTTTGGCGCGGCCCATGGCGGGGCGATGGAAGTCTCGTTCCCCGAAATGATCGCCTATGCGGCGAGAAGCCGGATGCTTTGCGCGGGGACGGTGTTTGGCTCGGGGACCGTTTCCAACGCCAACTTCCGCGAAGTCGGCTCATCCTGCATTGCCGAGCGTCGCGGCATCGAAGTGCTAGATACCGGGAGCGTCAAAACCGGCTTCATGCGCTTTGGCGACAGGCTGCGCATGGAGGCCCGCATGGCCGATGATACGCCGCTCTTCGGCGCTATCGACCAGAAGATCGTCCAGGTCTGA
- a CDS encoding alpha/beta hydrolase, with product MFEPFPGNYVWNLATNLALVCGGNHGEIDEACRPVRETAKAGADAGSELLFDSWIAVADQVAKNADADLAAGFNLSAGSKYLRASGYYLAAERMQSRDYAPRWAAYDRGLELYHKGSALRGLHVDKVEIPYEGSSYTAIFIHDGSGTPRPTLVSVNGLDSMKEQVDMAGHGRANLERGINTLFVDQPGTGEAIRLHHLPAVYDSERWGSLAFDYLLTRGDVIQSKIGIFGLSFGGYHAPRIAANDPRYALCAVMGANHVWGERQRQRVSNEGENPVPHYWDHVLWVFGFDDRDAFLDYADQITLNGQVEKIKVPFLITHGENDRQIPAFNAHLSYDQAVNSSKRHLRMFTKADFEVEHCGADNGTGMRDYIADWCARTFAEMG from the coding sequence ATGTTTGAACCCTTTCCCGGTAATTATGTCTGGAATCTGGCCACCAATCTGGCGCTGGTGTGCGGCGGCAACCATGGCGAGATCGACGAAGCTTGCCGTCCGGTGCGCGAGACCGCCAAGGCGGGCGCCGATGCCGGGTCAGAGCTGCTATTCGACAGTTGGATCGCGGTGGCCGATCAGGTTGCCAAGAATGCCGATGCCGATCTGGCCGCAGGCTTCAACCTGTCGGCAGGCAGCAAATATCTTCGAGCCAGTGGCTATTATCTGGCCGCCGAACGCATGCAGAGCCGCGATTATGCCCCGCGCTGGGCGGCCTATGATCGCGGGCTGGAACTGTATCACAAGGGTTCGGCCCTGCGCGGCCTGCATGTCGACAAAGTGGAAATTCCTTACGAGGGTTCCAGCTATACCGCGATCTTCATCCATGATGGCAGCGGCACGCCGCGCCCCACGCTGGTTTCAGTAAACGGCCTCGATTCCATGAAGGAGCAGGTTGACATGGCAGGGCATGGCCGCGCCAATCTGGAGCGCGGCATCAACACGCTTTTCGTCGACCAGCCCGGCACTGGAGAGGCGATCCGCTTGCACCATCTGCCTGCCGTATACGATTCCGAACGTTGGGGCAGCCTGGCCTTTGACTATCTGCTGACGCGGGGCGATGTGATCCAGTCCAAGATCGGCATCTTTGGCCTGTCCTTTGGCGGCTATCACGCGCCGCGCATTGCCGCCAATGATCCGCGCTATGCCCTGTGCGCCGTGATGGGGGCCAACCATGTCTGGGGCGAACGCCAGCGCCAGCGTGTGAGCAACGAGGGCGAGAATCCCGTGCCGCATTACTGGGACCATGTGCTCTGGGTGTTCGGCTTCGATGACCGCGACGCCTTTCTCGACTATGCCGACCAGATCACGCTCAACGGACAGGTCGAGAAGATCAAGGTGCCCTTCCTGATCACCCATGGCGAGAATGATCGCCAAATCCCGGCCTTCAACGCCCATCTCTCTTACGATCAGGCGGTGAACAGCTCCAAGCGCCATCTGCGGATGTTCACCAAGGCTGATTTCGAGGTCGAGCATTGCGGGGCCGACAATGGCACCGGCATGCGCGACTATATCGCAGATTGGTGCGCGCGGACCTTTGCCGAAATGGGCTAG
- a CDS encoding VOC family protein has protein sequence MSILGVESVLFGVDNVAENARFWTDFGLPVESVTGSEAVFRLASGSRVIVLAHGDGRLPTPDPFQGNGVKLTVWGVDTAENLDKIAASLASEVTVTRDADGTVRATCPDGQPIALRVWDKQQVVSESSPVNTPGAYPRFNQHRIWRHKAIPKTINHVVFFSPDYVTSFEFYERHLGFRYVDHSKGVGIFGRADGTYEHHSMFWVNCDLPFAPDVFKFMHIAFGMDDIDEVMLGANLMAEKGWKNESMNSSGGISRHRISSAIYYYCDIPGKGGEAEYHADTDYLDDNWVPRAWDFRFGSLLWANNAPPIFRGPDIAWDMVFDADRKSFEPYRKATAGKQMVEGKLAEITQEDEHGI, from the coding sequence ATGAGCATTCTAGGCGTGGAGAGTGTGCTATTCGGCGTGGACAACGTGGCGGAAAATGCGCGTTTCTGGACAGATTTTGGCCTACCTGTGGAATCGGTCACCGGCAGCGAGGCGGTGTTCCGGCTGGCATCAGGCAGCCGCGTCATCGTGCTGGCCCATGGCGATGGCCGCTTGCCAACTCCCGATCCTTTCCAGGGCAATGGGGTGAAGTTAACGGTTTGGGGCGTCGATACTGCCGAAAATCTGGATAAGATCGCCGCCAGCCTAGCCAGCGAAGTGACCGTCACTCGCGATGCCGATGGCACGGTTCGCGCCACCTGCCCCGACGGCCAGCCCATCGCGCTGCGGGTCTGGGATAAGCAACAGGTTGTCAGTGAATCCAGCCCGGTCAATACACCGGGCGCTTATCCGCGTTTCAACCAGCACCGTATCTGGCGGCACAAGGCGATCCCCAAAACGATCAATCATGTTGTGTTTTTCTCGCCGGACTACGTGACCAGCTTTGAATTTTACGAGCGTCATCTGGGCTTCCGCTATGTCGATCACAGCAAAGGCGTGGGCATTTTCGGTCGCGCGGACGGCACGTACGAGCATCATTCGATGTTCTGGGTCAACTGCGATCTGCCGTTTGCGCCCGATGTCTTCAAATTCATGCATATCGCCTTTGGCATGGACGATATCGACGAGGTGATGCTCGGCGCGAATCTGATGGCGGAAAAGGGCTGGAAGAACGAGAGCATGAACAGCAGCGGCGGCATTTCGCGCCACCGCATTTCCAGCGCGATCTATTACTATTGTGACATCCCCGGCAAAGGCGGCGAGGCGGAATACCACGCTGACACCGATTATCTGGATGACAACTGGGTGCCCCGCGCGTGGGACTTCCGCTTCGGTTCGCTACTGTGGGCCAACAACGCCCCTCCCATCTTCCGCGGCCCTGATATCGCGTGGGACATGGTGTTCGACGCTGATCGCAAAAGCTTTGAACCGTATCGCAAGGCCACGGCCGGCAAGCAAATGGTAGAGGGCAAGCTGGCTGAAATCACGCAAGAGGATGAACACGGTATCTGA
- a CDS encoding LysR family transcriptional regulator — MLAALDVLLEERNVSLAADRLCLSQSATSSALGRLREYFGDDLLVLKGRGMVLTARAEGLIEPVRLVLEQIRNPITTAPLFDPATHDRQVRLMASDYSTQVLLARALAMLEKEAPALRFEIQPMNDNPGEALERRQIDLLLTIDYSISVDQPSQVLFEDDYVVVGDAANPAMEGDMTREKYFALGHVTARFGKSRVPTFDDWFVRRQKAQRRIEVVAPTFLSQTALVLGTRRIATMHRRLAEQVVASGNLVIREMPFAIPPIRETIQWHISNNNDRALRWVVERLAVFAAESEEVGHGTVIPFAEARREEIAEQFRHHLPTGR; from the coding sequence TTGCTGGCCGCGCTCGATGTACTGCTTGAGGAGAGGAACGTCAGTTTAGCCGCCGACAGACTCTGTCTTTCGCAATCGGCTACTTCAAGCGCCCTGGGGCGTTTGCGCGAATATTTCGGCGATGATTTGCTTGTGCTCAAAGGCCGCGGGATGGTGTTAACCGCGCGAGCGGAGGGATTAATTGAGCCCGTACGCCTCGTCCTTGAACAGATCCGTAACCCCATTACCACTGCGCCTCTGTTCGACCCTGCAACACACGACAGGCAGGTGCGCTTGATGGCCAGCGATTATTCCACGCAGGTCTTGCTCGCGCGTGCGCTGGCGATGCTGGAAAAGGAGGCTCCGGCCCTGCGTTTTGAAATCCAGCCCATGAACGACAATCCGGGCGAGGCGCTTGAGCGGCGTCAGATCGATCTCTTGCTGACAATCGATTATTCCATAAGCGTGGATCAGCCAAGCCAGGTGCTGTTTGAAGACGATTATGTGGTGGTTGGCGATGCCGCCAATCCGGCGATGGAGGGAGACATGACCCGCGAGAAATATTTTGCGCTGGGCCATGTGACCGCGCGCTTCGGCAAGAGCCGTGTGCCTACCTTCGACGACTGGTTCGTGCGTCGGCAAAAAGCCCAGCGCCGCATTGAAGTCGTGGCACCTACATTCTTGTCACAGACCGCGCTGGTGCTGGGCACACGGCGCATTGCCACCATGCACCGTCGTCTGGCGGAGCAAGTCGTGGCCTCGGGCAATCTGGTGATACGCGAAATGCCCTTCGCCATCCCGCCCATCCGCGAGACGATCCAGTGGCATATTTCAAACAACAATGATCGGGCGCTCCGTTGGGTGGTTGAACGGCTTGCAGTCTTTGCCGCGGAAAGCGAGGAGGTCGGGCATGGCACGGTCATTCCCTTCGCCGAGGCGCGTCGCGAGGAGATCGCCGAGCAATTTCGGCATCATTTGCCGACAGGGCGCTAG
- a CDS encoding FAD-dependent monooxygenase, which yields MTRENISSVHEALIVGGGIGGMAAAIALSERGVKVDIIDIDPHWRVYGAGITITGPTLRAYRRLGLLEEIKAQGAITTKTRLFKYDGTQLHDLEEPVIEEGLPATGGIMRPVLHQIMQARVKELGIYVRLGLTVSAAVNAGDGVDVTLSDGTHGRYDLVVGSDSVFSGMRELAFPHMGPAVPTGQACWRISIARPPELEFGEFYLGSVNPCGITACAPDQVYMWMLTAHEERERFMDEEELYTELKRLLADFGGNAGWIRDNMTRQDWINYRPLAAVLQPKPWYDGRIVLLGDAVHATTPHLASGAGMAVESGIVLAEELASADSVEAGLLAYQERRYPRCKDVIDSSMAVGRLQLAHGDPREHAHILEGALSRLNAPF from the coding sequence ATGACGCGGGAGAACATTAGCAGCGTTCACGAGGCGCTTATTGTTGGCGGCGGGATTGGCGGCATGGCTGCGGCAATCGCGCTGTCGGAGCGCGGCGTGAAGGTGGACATCATCGACATCGACCCCCATTGGCGGGTCTATGGCGCGGGAATAACCATCACCGGGCCAACCTTGCGTGCCTATCGGCGGCTTGGCTTGCTTGAGGAGATCAAGGCGCAAGGAGCGATCACTACGAAAACGCGCCTGTTCAAATATGACGGAACGCAACTTCACGACCTTGAGGAACCGGTTATCGAGGAAGGTCTGCCCGCCACGGGCGGCATCATGCGCCCCGTGCTTCACCAAATCATGCAGGCGCGGGTCAAGGAACTGGGTATATACGTGCGGCTGGGGCTCACGGTGTCGGCCGCAGTCAATGCTGGTGATGGTGTCGATGTCACTCTTTCCGATGGCACCCATGGGCGCTATGATCTGGTGGTCGGCTCGGACAGCGTGTTTTCAGGCATGCGCGAACTGGCCTTCCCGCACATGGGGCCTGCGGTGCCGACCGGGCAGGCTTGTTGGCGCATCTCGATCGCAAGGCCGCCGGAGCTGGAATTCGGCGAATTCTACCTCGGAAGCGTCAACCCCTGCGGTATCACCGCCTGTGCGCCCGATCAGGTCTATATGTGGATGCTGACCGCCCATGAGGAGCGCGAGCGCTTTATGGACGAGGAAGAACTTTACACCGAGCTCAAGCGCCTGCTGGCCGATTTCGGCGGCAATGCCGGCTGGATCCGCGACAATATGACGCGGCAGGACTGGATCAACTACCGCCCGCTGGCCGCTGTGCTTCAGCCCAAGCCCTGGTATGATGGGCGGATCGTACTGCTGGGCGATGCGGTGCATGCCACGACCCCGCATCTCGCCTCGGGCGCGGGCATGGCGGTGGAAAGCGGGATCGTGCTGGCTGAAGAGCTCGCCAGCGCCGATAGCGTGGAGGCCGGCCTGCTGGCCTATCAGGAACGGCGCTATCCCCGCTGCAAGGATGTGATCGACTCTTCGATGGCGGTGGGTCGCCTGCAGTTGGCCCATGGCGATCCGCGCGAACATGCCCATATTCTGGAAGGCGCGCTCTCGCGGCTCAACGCGCCATTCTGA
- the hisD gene encoding histidinol dehydrogenase gives MAEYLKRGTAADIRASADRKVRDIVEATLAEIEARGDDAVRELSIKFDNWDRDSYLLTDREKQDCLDQLSGQDLKDIEFAQTQVRNFAYIQRESVKDVEVETLPGIVLGHKNLPLNAAGCYVPGGKYPLLASAHMSVITAKVAGVPRVITCAPPFGGKPAPAIVAAQVLAGADEIYALGGIQAIGAMALGTQSIMPVDILVGPGNAFVAEAKRQLFGRVGIDLFAGPTETLVIADEIGCDAELAATDLLGQAEHGPDSPAILLTTSEELARATIREVERLLEILPTADYARKAWESYGEVIVAQDDAEMVSIADAIASEHVQVMTANPDYFLKNMTNYGALFLGARTNVSFGDKVIGTNHTLPTRKAARYTGGLWVGKFLKTCTYQRVLTDEASAMIGEYCSRLCALEGFAGHGEQANIRVRRYGHRNVPYAGVAEPLG, from the coding sequence ATGGCAGAGTATCTCAAGCGCGGCACTGCGGCCGATATCCGGGCCAGCGCGGATCGCAAGGTTCGGGACATTGTCGAGGCAACGCTTGCCGAAATCGAGGCGCGGGGTGATGATGCCGTGCGTGAATTGTCGATCAAATTCGACAATTGGGACCGAGACAGCTACTTGCTGACTGATCGCGAGAAGCAGGATTGCCTCGATCAACTCTCAGGGCAGGATCTCAAGGACATCGAATTCGCGCAGACTCAGGTGCGCAATTTTGCATACATACAGCGGGAATCGGTCAAGGATGTCGAGGTTGAAACGCTGCCTGGCATTGTGCTGGGGCACAAGAATCTACCGCTGAACGCGGCGGGCTGCTATGTGCCGGGCGGTAAATATCCCCTGCTGGCTTCCGCCCACATGAGCGTGATTACCGCGAAGGTCGCAGGCGTGCCCCGCGTCATCACATGCGCGCCACCGTTTGGTGGCAAGCCGGCCCCCGCCATTGTCGCGGCGCAAGTGCTGGCTGGCGCGGACGAAATCTACGCGCTGGGCGGAATTCAGGCCATTGGCGCCATGGCGCTGGGCACGCAGAGCATCATGCCGGTCGATATTCTGGTTGGTCCGGGCAATGCCTTTGTCGCAGAAGCCAAGCGGCAACTTTTTGGCAGGGTGGGCATCGACCTTTTCGCTGGCCCCACCGAAACGCTGGTGATCGCCGATGAAATCGGCTGCGATGCCGAACTGGCAGCGACCGATCTGCTGGGCCAGGCAGAACATGGCCCGGATAGCCCAGCCATTCTGCTGACAACTTCGGAAGAGCTCGCCCGCGCCACCATCCGGGAAGTAGAGCGCCTGCTAGAGATCCTGCCGACCGCTGACTATGCCCGCAAAGCATGGGAAAGCTATGGCGAGGTGATCGTGGCACAGGACGATGCGGAAATGGTGAGTATCGCCGATGCCATTGCCTCCGAACATGTTCAGGTGATGACCGCTAATCCCGACTATTTCCTCAAGAACATGACCAACTATGGCGCGCTGTTCCTCGGCGCGCGCACCAATGTGTCGTTTGGCGACAAGGTGATCGGCACCAACCACACTCTGCCCACGCGCAAGGCAGCGCGTTACACGGGCGGGCTGTGGGTCGGCAAATTCCTCAAGACCTGCACCTATCAGCGCGTGCTGACAGATGAAGCCTCGGCGATGATCGGGGAATATTGCTCGCGCCTGTGCGCGCTTGAAGGTTTCGCCGGGCACGGCGAGCAAGCCAACATTCGCGTGCGCCGCTATGGCCATCGCAATGTGCCCTATGCGGGCGTCGCCGAGCCTTTGGGCTGA
- a CDS encoding antibiotic biosynthesis monooxygenase family protein — MITEIAQIEVIAGQEASFEAAASEAIALFKAAKGCHHMRVERSIEQPSRYRLFVAWESLEAHVGDFRNSQAFGEWRKLVGPYFASPPAVEHTSVVISGF; from the coding sequence ATGATCACCGAAATAGCCCAAATCGAGGTAATCGCGGGGCAGGAAGCGTCCTTCGAGGCTGCGGCCAGTGAGGCAATCGCTTTGTTCAAGGCGGCCAAAGGCTGCCACCACATGCGCGTCGAACGCTCGATCGAGCAGCCGAGCCGGTATCGCCTCTTTGTCGCGTGGGAAAGCCTCGAAGCTCATGTCGGGGATTTCCGCAATTCGCAAGCTTTTGGAGAATGGCGCAAGCTGGTCGGCCCCTATTTCGCCAGCCCGCCCGCCGTGGAACACACCAGCGTGGTGATCTCCGGGTTCTGA